The genomic segment CGTATTTTCTACTAACGATTCGTACACCATCCCTTGTGCCGGCATGGAGCCTGAGTAAAAATGGGGATTCATATCGTTCATATCTTTCGAAGTGGCATACACGATCTCTTTCCCTGGATCGGTTGACTCCGTTTTTGCCGTATCACCGTTACTGCATCCAACCAGCAATACGATTGAGGCCATGAAAGACCTTACTAAAAATCCCATTTTTCTTGTCATACCCATTCCTCCTGAAAATACGTGCTAGCACAGTTTCTTTGATCCGATACCCTTGTCGATCTCACTGCATATCATCCTTAAATCTTCCTCAAAGCTTTGCACCACGAATGCATCTGATAACCGTTCGCCCTTACGTGTTCGTGCAACTTCCGCAATTTTACGCTCGTACGTTTCAATGAATGTATCGATGGTAGGGCAGCTGACATCTATAAATCTTGCAATGCCTTGAATGATTTTTATCCGATAGTAATCTTCCTTTGGCATACGCGGGATATCCCAATACCCTTCTCTATTGATAAACATTTTGCGGATGGGAACAGCAGAAAAATCGAAGTATCTTCCATCTGAATCTGGCTCCGAAAAAGGATCGATCAACAGGGAGGTATACCGAATGAACAATAAATACTCTTGATGAATCGCTTCAAAATGAACGAAGTTTTCGATGTCATCACGCGATAGATTCTCCAGCCTCACCGGATAGTTGTCATCCGTCATGAACTTTAGCAAATTGAGCCCTCTTATATTGAGCTTTTCCACCACATTGGTGATCTCTTTCCATTGAGCCAGCATATCGCGGATAAGATATTGCGTGATGGGGCCCTCTGGAAACATTTTGTATACGTACTTTTTGATGGTTTCCTCCCCAAATATCACGCGAAGGGAGAAAGCATTCATAAACAATGGCGGATGTACGTATAGTGATATATTTCTCGTTTCCGCCTCGATCGGAGAATCCATGACTTCCAAATCGATACCTAATTGCTCATATAACTCACAAAGTCTTTTTACATACTGGGAGGGAGAGTGCGTCGAGCCAATATAAACTTTTTTCTTAACCCCTGTCGTCATCACACGATTGGAGGGCTTATCATGGAACCAGCGTGTATCACCAAGGTATGTAGAAAAACTGATAATCTCCGCATCTGAAGAAATACCGTTCAGATAATGGCGCAGTAAACTATTGGAACCAAAGGTCGGAGATATTAATACCATGCACTTTACTTGTTTTAAAATCTGATCATTGATTTGTTGCAAGACCTCTATGTAAGCATCTGTTGTGACAGACAAAATGATCGTATCCCATTCCCCTGTAACGGTCCCATATCCATGGAATACATGATCGATTTGGCATTCGCCTTCCAGCTTTTGATGCTTATCATTTTGAATATCCACGCGAATTTGCTGGCTATTTTGCTTAAGTGCAGTAAAGAATGATTCGGAACGAACAGACTCACGCCCAACGATCCCAATGTAGCAATTCCATTGTTTTTTAAGCATGACAGCCATTTGAATGGAAGCAGGACCTGTTCCCAATAGCAAGATTCGTTTCAAAGAACCCATAGAAACCTCCTTTTACGATCAGCATGCAGCTGATGCTTTTTTATACAAAGCGATATCAAACACATGGTCGGGACGCAAGATGGTTTCAATCAGCCTCCATTTCCGCTCATCTACCTCTCTCATGGGGTAGTTAAAAAGGGACTTCAGTTGATTACCGTATCGAATCGCCACAATCACTTGTTCATTTGTCAATGGATGCAATTGTTCCAGCAGGTCATATTTATTGGCAACCGTCGAACTAAAAATGATATGGGTTGCATCCTTCGTCACATCAAGTCGTTCCACAAACTCTTTCTCCAAGCGGATAGGCAATTCACTACCCAGCCTTTCTACAACACTCCGTCCTAGTTTGATGGCCTCCTCATCAATGTCGATACCAACCACTTCCGCTCCAGTTCGCTTCGCAATCAACAATGGCGTCATGGGAAATGAGCCTGAGCCAACCATCAACACCTTTGAATCAACAGCAACTTGGAAACTCCCAAATTCTTCTTCAATACATGATTCTATGTTTTGAAAGTAGTCAGTCTTATCGGCAATCCCATCCAGCAGCTTCAGCGCACGATATTTCTCCATAATGGCAACGCAAGTCGCCGACGCTTTCCTTACATCCTCCACAAGCTGATTCAACTGGCTTACGATTGACTGTTCTAGCTGCTCCCAGGCTTCTTTGTTTCTTTCATCCGTTATGAATGTAGAATACTCATCTATGATCTTCTCTAACTCCGAGCTATGATAGATGGCGCCGTCATAACGATCTGCTAAATGGGTGAACCTTTCTAGAAATGCAGTCAAATGTTGTTGCAACTGTTCTGGTCTATCCATTCAGTTCTCCCCTTGTTAAATTCAAATGTGAAACCTCAAACGGTATCTTGTATCTCGATAAATGCTTTGCCTCGTGCCACGATTCCGACGGCTCCCTCAATTTTCAGGCTTGTTACTTCTTCTTTTTGCCAATTGGCCGTTACATGAATCGTGCCACCCGGTTGCCTGATTGGAGCAGCGATATCGCCTTGCTTTTTCCAAGCCAGATAGGCTCCAAGTGAAGCAGTACCTGACCCACAGCCTCTTTCCCAGATCATGCTATCTAATGGCGGAACAAAGATAAGCGGAGCCAATTCATTTGAAGCTGGCCGATACAATAGCACCCCGATCAAATTCGCCCCTACAGTTACTCCAAGCAGCTTGGCTAAAGACTGTGCACGTTTTCTTACCTCCTTATTGAACTGGTCCACTTCAATCACGATGTGAAAGAAATCAGGATACCTCACAATCACTACGCTTATTTCGTGGCCATCGTAGTTGATTGATTGCTGCTCGATCTTTTTAGGAAAAGGCATCGAAACTTGGCAGAAATATTCATCTTCGATTCTTTTCACTCGACAAGCAACGAGATGATCTGTACCGGAAGCTTCCAAAACAATTTCGGTCCAATCATTTTGCTGTAGGCCATTTTCATGCGCAATGAACGTCGCTAATGCCATGCATGCATTGCCGCAAAACTCACCCCCAGCCATTTGCAGATGTGCTGCTGCTCCATACTTATTCGGACTTTCGATAAACCCCACTTGTTCAGCATAGACACTGTCGTATGACATGATTTTTGAGGCGATGTGCGTATATTCTTCAAGTGGATGATTGTTTCTCACAAGAATGGTCATATTTTGTGTGGGATTAAACTTTATAAAATCGATTTCCCGTTTCATCACAACCTACCCTCTTACCATATTTTTAATGAACAGCTAATGATTTTAAGCTAAACGTAATCATTACGATTTAAAGTTCAAAAAATTAAACCGTAATGATTACGGTTATTAATGACTAGATCATACCCACAATTTGGTTGTCTGTCAACTGCACACTTGTAGTTCTTTATTCCTCTTCTCATTGTTCATCACTACGCAGAGTTACAAGGTGAAAGATTCCTCATGCAAAAAGAATACCTTGACTTAACAAAGTAGAACAGGTAATCTTTACCCGCTACTATAAAACGGCAATTCAACAGGGATTTTATACTGCAGAAAGGTTGTATTGACTTCATGGAGTTATCTCAAACTACTACCAAGAAACAGATCAACAAGGAAAAGTCTTCTATCTCTTTGCTCTCTCTTACCGTGGGCTCTTTTGCCATTGGGATGACGGAATTTGTCATTATGGGTCTGCTGCCGAATGTTGCACAGGACTTGGATGTTAGTATCTCATCTGCGGGTCAGCTCATTACCATGTATGCGCTAGGGGTAGCCGTTGGAGCACCGATCCTGACAGTCCTCACCCATCGAATTCCCCAAAAGAAGCTACTCTGTCTTCTTATGATTCTATTTATTATTGGAAATGGAATCTCTGTTTTTGCTCCCAGCTACGCAATATTGATGGGGGCACGCCTGATTACCGCTTTGACACACGGGACATTCTTTGGAGTTGGAGCTGTTGTAGCCTCCAGTCTTGTAAGTCCTGACAAACGTGCCGCAGCCGTTTCCATTATGATGGCAGGTCTGACGATTGCCAATATTATTGGTGTGCCTCTGGGGACTTTCATCGGTCAACACATGGGATGGCGAGCCTCATTTGGCTCTATTGCGATCATAGGAATCATAGCACTGATCGGAATAATCGTTTTCGTCCCAAACATACGACAAGAAAACACGGGGAGTATCACTGGGCAAATAACCGCTCTTCTCAAGCCAAAGCTCCTTCTATACCTCCTGATTGGAGCACTAGGGAACGCAGGTCTATTCACCGTGTTTACGTATATTGCGCCATTGCTGACGCAAATTACCGGTTTTGCTGAGTATCATGTAACGTGGATTCTCGTCCTATTCGGCTGTGGAGTGACCATCGGCAATATCGTGGGCGGAAAGCTTGCGGATTGGAAGCTGATGCCTTCCGTACTCGGACTTTACTTTACGATTTGCATCATTCTTACGCTGTTTACGTTTACCGTATATAGTCCCATAGCTGCCGTATTGACCATTTTTCTATGGGGAGCTGCTTCTTTCGCTGTATTTCCAGGGCTGCAAGTACGTGTGATGAACCTCGCACAGAATGCACCAGCGCTGGCTTCTACCTCCAGCCATTCTGCCGGAAATCTAGGAAATGCTGCTGGTGCTTTCATTGGCGGATGGGTTATTACTCATCTGGATATTACCGCTCTCCCATGGGTCGGTGCTGTACTCGTAGCACTGGGTCTGATTTTGGGAATCGCTTCCTATATCGCTGAACGCAAGCAGCAACAAAGTGAAAAAGGGTACTCAATTTGAGCACCCTTTTTCTTTTGCTCTTTTTAAGCCGTTCCGTACGGTTTTGCCAGGATTCTCTCCCACATCTTCCTATTTCGAAATGGGAAACATGATTTCCACGAGGGTACCCTTGTTGATCTCACTTGAGATGGTGATGGTTCCTTGATGATCTTTCATTATTTTATTGCTGACAAGTAAACCTAAGCCTGTTCCTTTCTCTTTCGTCGTATAAAAAGGTTCGCCGAGCCTAGGCAGCAGCTCTTGGGAAATGCCACAACCATTGTCGGTAAAGCGAATCAGCACTTGGTTATTATGTAGACATGTGGTTTCTATACTGATTTCGCCATTCGTCGTGATAGCGTCCAAGGAATTCTTCAATATATTGATAAAAACTTGTTTTACTTGATTTTCTTCCCCATTGATCGCAATCGGCATCTGGCTGAATATTGTATTGATCGTAATGTTGTTTAGATTCGCTTCTGATTTGAGAAACTTTACCACACTTTCAATGAGAGGGTGTAAAAGAATCCGCTTCACATTCAGCGTTTGCGGTTTGGCCAATACAAGCAGCTCACTCACGATAAAGTTGATTCGATCTAGCTCGGACAACATAATGTCTGTATAAGTGGCGCCCTCCGATAGTGTTGGCCGCAAGTACTGGATAAAACCTTTTAATGACGTAAGCGGATTTCTTATTTCGTGCGCGATACTTGCAGCTAATTCACCGATTACGGACAGCTTCTCTGTTCTGCGGAGAAGTTCTTCGTTTTGCTTCCTTTCCGTAATATCACGTGTAACGTTGATGAAGTACTGACTTTCGCCATCCGAGCTGAAAAAAGGCATTCCTTTTGATTCGAGGTAGATCCATTTCTCGTTTTCCAGTTTGTATCGATACTCACATGAAATAGGTATATGGAATTGAAGCATAGTGGAAAATCGCTCACAGACGAGTGGTGCATCTTCTGGATGTATGTTTTCTATGATAATTTGGCTCGTACCTAGTTTCTTCAGATGTGAAGGTGAACTATATGATACGTGACCGTTCTTATCGATCACGGATATGAAGTCTGCTGTGTGTTCGGCAATGAATCTATACTGTTCCTCGCTCTTGCGCAAAGCTGCTTCAGACTGTTTTCGCTCGGTGATATTGCGTGAAACGAATAGAAAGCTCTCAACCTCTTTGTTCTCAGACATGATCGGAACACAACGCGACTCCCAATACACCCATGATCCATTTTTATGGCGTAATCTGATCTCCACTTGAACATTTTGCGGATGCGTAGAGATTAAATTATGCAGATCTTTCACGATTTTTACATCTTCGGGATGAATGAGATCAAAACTATTCGTTTGAAGAAATTCATCCGGTGTGTATCCCAAGTGCTGCTCGATCGAAGGAGATACAAAAAGATTATTCATGTGTACATCATGTTGGCAAATGACATCGCTCGTATTTTCTACAAGGATGCGGTACTTTGCCTCGCTATTCACGAGTGCTTCTTCCGCCATCTTTCGGTCCGTAATATCTCTGGCGATGACTGAAGTGCCTACGATCGTACCTTCTGTATCTCTTATAGGGGAAGCTGTTAGACCAACCTGAACGATCTCGCCATTTTTTCGTTGACGCACGGTCTCATAGCCCGTAATATTTTTTCCTTCAAATTTAATCTCGTGGAAAATTTCCTTTGTCTCGTTTATGAGATCTTCAGGTACGAGACAGTACGGGTCATTCAGGAGGTCTTGATATGTCCAACCATAGATTTTTTCAAAAGCACTATTCACAAAAAGTATATTACCCTGCATGTCCCTAATTGAAATCGCGTCCGTAGTCGTTTCAACCAGTGACTGAAGCAGCTCTTTCATGTTGAACTGTTCTTGTCTAAGGTCGATTCGCTGAGCTTCTTTATCCATAGGTTTATACCTGCCTTAAACGAAGATTGTGAATAACGTTAATATTCTATACTTGTTATAAATATCCTTGAGAAAATATCTATCCCACTAAAAAAAGCCCCTTAAAAAGGAGTGGCATGCCTTCCCCTATCTTTTTGAGTCGCTGCCTCAAGGTGAATACAGGTTGGCTTATGTACGACAAGCTGGAGTCCAAACAGAAAAACCACCTGACCATTACTAGAGGTGGTTTCTTTGATGATTCTTATTGAGGGCTTTGCTCAGAAGCCATGGCACTAGCTTTCGTCTCATGAACGGTTCCAAATGGATGATGAGGTGGCGCGTAGATGGAATATACTTTAAGCGGCGTATTCCCCGTATTGATAAGATTGTGCCATGTGCCCGCAGGGATCATGATGGCATCGTTATCGTTGACTCTTTGTTCAAAATCTAAATGATCTTGTCGATCCCCCATCCGAACAAGCCCTTGACCTTCTTCCACTCGGATGAATTGATCCGTATTCGGATGATTTTCCAAACCGATGTTGTCTCCAACATTTATACTCATCAGCGTCACCTGCAAGTGCTTCCCTGTCCATAATGCCATACGGAATGTGTTGTTTTGCTTTGTGGCTTGCTCAATATTCACGACAAATGGCTTTGGCCCATAATCTCTCCATTCGATGGTATTCTGATAACGATTCCACTGTCTATTCCCATTCGTATGGCTCCAGTTGTTGTAATAATGAGGACTCCACCCATAGTGAAAATGGCTGTTATTCCAGCCGGCAAGCACGGGATAATACCATTGATAGTAATGGTAAGAGTTGTTGTACATCACAATCTCCTCTCCAGTGTTAAGGATTTACCCTTTAGCCTATGTGTGTAGTTATGATTGGTTCCCGGTCATCCTTTCACGAGTATCGATTTCCACGCCGGATAATCGTTTAGAAAAGGTCGCTCGCCAATTTAAGGACAGTTCCTCTACCTCCAACAGCTTTTTCATGCCATCGATATTGTCTTTTTCTTTATGCATGATTCGGTTTGCATACGAAATCGTAATTGCCTTTGGGTGGCGCGAGATCCTTGTCAAAACATCGGAAGGAGATACCAGCCCTTCTTTCAACACGCGAAAATAAAAGCCGGTATAGCCTGTCTCCTGTACCTTTAGCAGCATTTCAGGCAAACCGTATCGAACAGACAATTTGTAACACGGCTGTCTCGGTTGACTGACTTGTACGACCGCTTCCCCAAGCTGAAAGGTATCACCGATACAAACATCCGTTTCTACTAATCCCCGGATCGTCAGATTTTCTCCGAATGCACCGAATGCCAATTCTTTCTGTAATTCAGCTTCCCAAAATGGATAGTGCTCATAGGGATAGACGCATACAGCCTTTTCCTTCCCTCCATGGTGGACAAGATCTGCCTGCCCATCTCCCTCCAAGTTCAAAAAGGATAAATAAAGAGCTTGTGTGGTCGGCGTTTTGTAAATGCCGGTAGAAACCTCTTTATTTTGATACTGTACCTGTTTGGGCTTACCCACATTTATCGAAAGGATTTCGATATTCACAAGAGATCACCTCATTCTTTTTTGGAAAGTGCATTGTGCACTACATTCATACAAATCCATAATGGTTTGTTCTATAATGATAGGAAAATCCTATTATTAGATCATGAATCGCCGGAGGGATGGTCGTTGGAGCTCAAGCAATTAGAGTACTTTATGGCACTGTGCCGGGAGTTGAATTTTACTCGCGCAGCCGAGAAGTTGGGCATTGCGCAGCCTTCACTCAGTCAGCAAATCCGTCTGCTTGAGCATGAAATCGGCATGCCACTGTTTGATCGCGTCGGCAAACGAACGGTTATGACAGAAGCAGGCAAAACATTGCTTCACCATAGCTATAATGTGTTTCATGAGTTGTCACAGGCACGTGCAGCGATAAGCGAGCTGCAAGGCTTAAGCAGGGGCTCTTTAAAGATTGGCGTACTGCTGACGGTTGTCAATTACTTGCTTCCGCCTACTGTTATCGAGTTTCACCAGCGTTATCCGAAGGTTGAATTGTCTATTTTCGGGTTAAGAACCGGTGATATTTATGAAGGACTTTTGAAAAACGAACTCGATCTCGGCATTGTTTTTTTGCCGATGGAGCATGACGATCTGGAAACCATTCCGCTCTATACAGAAAATCTGGCCCTAGGGGTACCTGTGGATCATCCACTCGCGAAGGAACCGTTTGTTTCGCTTGCGATTTTAAAAGAAACCCCCTCCATTTTATTGCCCAACACGTACTTTTTGCGTCAGTTGATTGATGAAAGGTGTCAGGAGCTGGGCTTCTCGCCACAGCCTGTTTTGGAGATGACTACAATGGAATCCATTACGAATATGGTCGGGCAAGGTGTCGGTGTCACGGTCCTTTCGAAAGGCTACCTCGACTATATCGATGATAAACGAATTTGTACGATTCCGATCCAACAGCCCAATATCACGGCGCAAATCGGTATCGTTTACCGGAAAAACAAGTATTTGTGCGCAGCAAGCCGAGTCTTTATGGAGCAGTTGATTGCCACGGTAAAACGTGATGATGTTCGATGATGCGGGAGTCAAGAACAGTTTATGACGAGGCAAATCATTGTTCAATAGCATCGTTGTTATCATTTCGATAGGTATTGTCTATCATTATTTAGTCATTCCCAGAGGAAATATGCTCGGGGCATTCTTTCAAGGATGCTTCATGCGTGAGATACTTTTCAATGAACGCGCAATAATGGGGTGTACTGGAATCCCCTGTATTCGGCCGAAAATGAATGCAGCCTAGACAAGGCTCCGCTACAACGAGATAGCCACGACTTTGCATCGCGGTTATCACGGAGCCGAGCCCGATCTCGAAATCTTCCAGTATCTCATCTGGAATAGAATGAAGGGCTTCCTCGAGTGTATACCCCCATTTTTCAAGGCTTGATGCAGCTTCTTTTCCCTTTGCAGTCAGTTGAAGCAGGGTCACTCGTCGATCTTCTTTTTTAGGTACTTTCGCTATGTGCCCTTTCGTTACGAGTCCATTGATAATTTTTACGGCTGTCACATGCGTCGTTCCTATTGCTTTGGCAAAGTTACCAATGGAAGCTACGTCGCTTCTCGTATACAAAGTGAACAGTAACGCCTGAATTTGTACGGGGGACAATCCCTGTTCATCACTCTCTGCCTGTGTCACCTTTTTTATCGCCTGGGACATCCGAAATAGAGCCATCATAATACGGGCTGAGCGATTTTC from the Brevibacillus brevis genome contains:
- a CDS encoding MarR family winged helix-turn-helix transcriptional regulator yields the protein MMFDPQQRKENRSARIMMALFRMSQAIKKVTQAESDEQGLSPVQIQALLFTLYTRSDVASIGNFAKAIGTTHVTAVKIINGLVTKGHIAKVPKKEDRRVTLLQLTAKGKEAASSLEKWGYTLEEALHSIPDEILEDFEIGLGSVITAMQSRGYLVVAEPCLGCIHFRPNTGDSSTPHYCAFIEKYLTHEASLKECPEHISSGND
- a CDS encoding LysR family transcriptional regulator, producing MELKQLEYFMALCRELNFTRAAEKLGIAQPSLSQQIRLLEHEIGMPLFDRVGKRTVMTEAGKTLLHHSYNVFHELSQARAAISELQGLSRGSLKIGVLLTVVNYLLPPTVIEFHQRYPKVELSIFGLRTGDIYEGLLKNELDLGIVFLPMEHDDLETIPLYTENLALGVPVDHPLAKEPFVSLAILKETPSILLPNTYFLRQLIDERCQELGFSPQPVLEMTTMESITNMVGQGVGVTVLSKGYLDYIDDKRICTIPIQQPNITAQIGIVYRKNKYLCAASRVFMEQLIATVKRDDVR
- a CDS encoding MOSC domain-containing protein — its product is MNIEILSINVGKPKQVQYQNKEVSTGIYKTPTTQALYLSFLNLEGDGQADLVHHGGKEKAVCVYPYEHYPFWEAELQKELAFGAFGENLTIRGLVETDVCIGDTFQLGEAVVQVSQPRQPCYKLSVRYGLPEMLLKVQETGYTGFYFRVLKEGLVSPSDVLTRISRHPKAITISYANRIMHKEKDNIDGMKKLLEVEELSLNWRATFSKRLSGVEIDTRERMTGNQS
- a CDS encoding class I SAM-dependent methyltransferase, producing the protein MDRPEQLQQHLTAFLERFTHLADRYDGAIYHSSELEKIIDEYSTFITDERNKEAWEQLEQSIVSQLNQLVEDVRKASATCVAIMEKYRALKLLDGIADKTDYFQNIESCIEEEFGSFQVAVDSKVLMVGSGSFPMTPLLIAKRTGAEVVGIDIDEEAIKLGRSVVERLGSELPIRLEKEFVERLDVTKDATHIIFSSTVANKYDLLEQLHPLTNEQVIVAIRYGNQLKSLFNYPMREVDERKWRLIETILRPDHVFDIALYKKASAAC
- a CDS encoding MFS transporter, which produces MELSQTTTKKQINKEKSSISLLSLTVGSFAIGMTEFVIMGLLPNVAQDLDVSISSAGQLITMYALGVAVGAPILTVLTHRIPQKKLLCLLMILFIIGNGISVFAPSYAILMGARLITALTHGTFFGVGAVVASSLVSPDKRAAAVSIMMAGLTIANIIGVPLGTFIGQHMGWRASFGSIAIIGIIALIGIIVFVPNIRQENTGSITGQITALLKPKLLLYLLIGALGNAGLFTVFTYIAPLLTQITGFAEYHVTWILVLFGCGVTIGNIVGGKLADWKLMPSVLGLYFTICIILTLFTFTVYSPIAAVLTIFLWGAASFAVFPGLQVRVMNLAQNAPALASTSSHSAGNLGNAAGAFIGGWVITHLDITALPWVGAVLVALGLILGIASYIAERKQQQSEKGYSI
- a CDS encoding cupin domain-containing protein, whose amino-acid sequence is MYNNSYHYYQWYYPVLAGWNNSHFHYGWSPHYYNNWSHTNGNRQWNRYQNTIEWRDYGPKPFVVNIEQATKQNNTFRMALWTGKHLQVTLMSINVGDNIGLENHPNTDQFIRVEEGQGLVRMGDRQDHLDFEQRVNDNDAIMIPAGTWHNLINTGNTPLKVYSIYAPPHHPFGTVHETKASAMASEQSPQ
- a CDS encoding opine metallophore biosynthesis dehydrogenase; translated protein: MGSLKRILLLGTGPASIQMAVMLKKQWNCYIGIVGRESVRSESFFTALKQNSQQIRVDIQNDKHQKLEGECQIDHVFHGYGTVTGEWDTIILSVTTDAYIEVLQQINDQILKQVKCMVLISPTFGSNSLLRHYLNGISSDAEIISFSTYLGDTRWFHDKPSNRVMTTGVKKKVYIGSTHSPSQYVKRLCELYEQLGIDLEVMDSPIEAETRNISLYVHPPLFMNAFSLRVIFGEETIKKYVYKMFPEGPITQYLIRDMLAQWKEITNVVEKLNIRGLNLLKFMTDDNYPVRLENLSRDDIENFVHFEAIHQEYLLFIRYTSLLIDPFSEPDSDGRYFDFSAVPIRKMFINREGYWDIPRMPKEDYYRIKIIQGIARFIDVSCPTIDTFIETYERKIAEVARTRKGERLSDAFVVQSFEEDLRMICSEIDKGIGSKKLC
- a CDS encoding diaminopimelate epimerase; amino-acid sequence: MKREIDFIKFNPTQNMTILVRNNHPLEEYTHIASKIMSYDSVYAEQVGFIESPNKYGAAAHLQMAGGEFCGNACMALATFIAHENGLQQNDWTEIVLEASGTDHLVACRVKRIEDEYFCQVSMPFPKKIEQQSINYDGHEISVVIVRYPDFFHIVIEVDQFNKEVRKRAQSLAKLLGVTVGANLIGVLLYRPASNELAPLIFVPPLDSMIWERGCGSGTASLGAYLAWKKQGDIAAPIRQPGGTIHVTANWQKEEVTSLKIEGAVGIVARGKAFIEIQDTV
- a CDS encoding PAS domain-containing sensor histidine kinase; translation: MDKEAQRIDLRQEQFNMKELLQSLVETTTDAISIRDMQGNILFVNSAFEKIYGWTYQDLLNDPYCLVPEDLINETKEIFHEIKFEGKNITGYETVRQRKNGEIVQVGLTASPIRDTEGTIVGTSVIARDITDRKMAEEALVNSEAKYRILVENTSDVICQHDVHMNNLFVSPSIEQHLGYTPDEFLQTNSFDLIHPEDVKIVKDLHNLISTHPQNVQVEIRLRHKNGSWVYWESRCVPIMSENKEVESFLFVSRNITERKQSEAALRKSEEQYRFIAEHTADFISVIDKNGHVSYSSPSHLKKLGTSQIIIENIHPEDAPLVCERFSTMLQFHIPISCEYRYKLENEKWIYLESKGMPFFSSDGESQYFINVTRDITERKQNEELLRRTEKLSVIGELAASIAHEIRNPLTSLKGFIQYLRPTLSEGATYTDIMLSELDRINFIVSELLVLAKPQTLNVKRILLHPLIESVVKFLKSEANLNNITINTIFSQMPIAINGEENQVKQVFINILKNSLDAITTNGEISIETTCLHNNQVLIRFTDNGCGISQELLPRLGEPFYTTKEKGTGLGLLVSNKIMKDHQGTITISSEINKGTLVEIMFPISK